In Pedobacter sp. W3I1, one DNA window encodes the following:
- a CDS encoding LD-carboxypeptidase, giving the protein MAKISVLKMIKQPPYLKKGDKIALVCPAKKLPKPIHHAIAQLESWGLEVIIGESVYASHHQFAGTDVLRTKDVQRFLDDASIKAIISGRGGYGTIRIIDDLDFTKFNQNPKWFVGFSDITVLLSHLVAQCNTQCLHAQMPYTFDESTPAALLSLQKALFGEKQTYSYQSAFKNRAGEATGILIGGNLSLLTMVQGSVSEMDFTDKILFLEDVGEQEYAIDRMLRMLKRAGKLKTLKGLVIGAFNEIEEEKISFGQTADEVIWDIVKEYDFPVCFNFPMGHINNNLSMVLGAEVNLKVETNNVQFKYL; this is encoded by the coding sequence TTGGCAAAGATAAGTGTTTTGAAGATGATTAAGCAGCCCCCGTATTTAAAAAAAGGAGATAAGATTGCCCTGGTATGTCCGGCAAAGAAATTACCGAAACCTATACACCATGCCATAGCACAATTAGAAAGCTGGGGTTTGGAGGTTATTATTGGCGAAAGTGTATATGCCAGCCACCACCAGTTTGCCGGAACTGATGTTTTAAGAACTAAAGATGTTCAGCGTTTTTTAGATGACGCATCTATAAAAGCGATTATTTCGGGGCGTGGCGGTTATGGTACCATCAGGATTATTGATGACCTGGACTTTACGAAATTTAACCAGAACCCTAAATGGTTTGTAGGCTTCAGCGATATTACCGTTCTACTATCGCACCTGGTTGCGCAATGCAATACCCAATGTTTACACGCACAAATGCCCTATACATTTGATGAATCTACACCAGCGGCTTTACTTTCTTTACAAAAAGCGCTGTTTGGCGAAAAACAGACCTATTCTTATCAAAGCGCATTTAAAAATCGGGCAGGGGAGGCAACAGGGATTTTGATTGGTGGTAATTTGAGTTTGCTTACTATGGTACAGGGCTCGGTTTCGGAAATGGATTTTACAGATAAAATTCTCTTTTTGGAAGATGTTGGCGAGCAAGAGTATGCTATAGACCGCATGTTGCGGATGCTGAAAAGAGCGGGTAAACTAAAAACCTTAAAGGGCTTGGTTATTGGCGCTTTTAATGAAATTGAAGAAGAAAAGATTTCTTTCGGGCAAACAGCCGATGAGGTAATTTGGGATATTGTTAAAGAATACGATTTCCCGGTTTGCTTTAATTTCCCGATGGGGCATATCAACAATAACCTCAGTATGGTTTTAGGTGCCGAAGTGAACTTAAAAGTAGAAACAAACAACGTTCAATTTAAATATTTATAA
- a CDS encoding SusD/RagB family nutrient-binding outer membrane lipoprotein, translated as MKKFKYNVIIAFLTIGALTTSSCKKFFDINTDPDAVLAAPIEQQLSSLTVNMGFFAGSDVNRYTSLIMQQFSGQSSGTQNNTQLYEKYLIQGSDENNAWSAMYATILNDAENIIKNANETGNPHYSGVAKIIKAYAYQVTVDVWGDIPFSETQKLTENTQPKYDTAESIYPELIKLLDQGIAEVSATTSNKSPGTNSTIYPGAFATTKANWIKFANTLKLRIYLHYSEKNAAFAKTQIDQLINSGVPLFASNADNFQMTFVNQAASRNPIDQHETARAGYLVANDKIVTLMNNKLDPRRPFYFTQFPAGSGLYKGAISGDAASQNYSKLHAYLRGFANNAYTGDAPIRMLTFAEYNFIRAEAALRFNSPGVAQTFFTAGITASMTDAGVSTANIATYLAANGTLVGTTDQQLSQIITEKYIASYGVIVESWTDWRRTGYPAIAPPANAVVPYVPRSLYYPQSEIDLNPNAKQKPGLNVRVFWDTRP; from the coding sequence ATGAAAAAATTCAAATATAATGTCATAATTGCCTTTTTAACTATAGGTGCTTTGACAACAAGCTCGTGTAAAAAATTCTTTGATATCAACACCGATCCTGATGCCGTATTAGCTGCCCCAATCGAACAGCAGTTATCTTCTTTAACTGTTAACATGGGCTTTTTTGCCGGTAGTGATGTGAATAGATATACATCGTTGATTATGCAACAGTTTTCTGGGCAAAGTAGTGGTACTCAAAATAATACACAACTTTATGAGAAATATTTAATCCAGGGATCTGATGAGAACAATGCTTGGTCTGCTATGTATGCCACGATTTTAAATGATGCGGAAAACATTATCAAGAATGCAAATGAAACCGGGAATCCTCATTATTCGGGAGTAGCTAAAATCATAAAGGCATATGCTTATCAGGTTACTGTTGATGTTTGGGGAGATATTCCGTTCTCTGAAACACAAAAATTGACTGAAAATACGCAACCAAAATATGATACAGCTGAATCGATCTATCCAGAGCTTATCAAGCTCTTAGACCAAGGAATTGCTGAGGTGAGCGCAACTACATCCAATAAGTCGCCTGGTACAAACAGCACTATATATCCAGGAGCGTTTGCAACAACTAAGGCGAACTGGATTAAATTTGCTAATACGCTTAAGCTTAGGATTTATTTACACTATAGTGAAAAAAATGCAGCCTTTGCTAAGACTCAGATAGATCAATTGATTAACTCAGGTGTTCCATTGTTTGCAAGTAATGCTGACAATTTTCAAATGACTTTCGTTAACCAAGCAGCTTCGAGGAACCCTATTGATCAACATGAAACAGCCCGTGCAGGTTATTTAGTGGCTAACGATAAGATTGTAACCTTAATGAATAATAAGCTTGATCCAAGACGCCCATTTTACTTTACGCAATTTCCAGCAGGATCTGGTTTGTATAAAGGTGCAATCAGCGGTGATGCTGCATCTCAAAATTATTCTAAACTACATGCTTACTTAAGAGGCTTCGCTAATAATGCATACACCGGCGATGCGCCGATCAGGATGCTGACTTTTGCAGAATATAACTTCATCAGAGCAGAAGCTGCACTTAGGTTCAATTCACCTGGTGTCGCCCAAACGTTCTTTACGGCTGGTATAACTGCCTCTATGACCGATGCTGGTGTGTCTACAGCAAACATCGCAACCTATTTAGCTGCAAATGGAACATTGGTTGGTACAACTGATCAACAGCTATCTCAAATTATTACCGAGAAGTATATTGCAAGCTATGGTGTAATAGTAGAATCATGGACAGATTGGAGAAGAACAGGCTATCCTGCAATTGCTCCACCAGCAAATGCAGTTGTACCTTATGTGCCTAGATCTTTATATTATCCTCAATCAGAAATAGATTTAAATCCAAATGCTAAGCAAAAGCCAGGGTTAAATGTGAGAGTGTTCTGGGATACCAGACCATAA
- a CDS encoding RagB/SusD family nutrient uptake outer membrane protein has protein sequence MKIKINNKIKYLFIAAPLLFASSCKKDFLTTAPDTSLPIEDAFANPDRILSQVNGIYAGVKSGQFYGGRYLIYNDIRGEDFVVNKPNGVTGLDTWRFNLTSNTNEVVNLWGAIYAAINRANLVIEGVNANASLLSPAIAKQYIAEAKFLRALCYYSALQLYAKPYITDNGASLGVPLRLKGEKDLTGNDLKRSTVAEVYTQILKDLNEAEPDLALTLPTTATSIRASRNTAIAFKTRIYLTMGNLPAVVTEANKIVSATAPFKATTGTPLQLEANIATVFGGAYTGNATATEAVLSFPMADLDAPGTQNQLAYYYNVSPNQAGGNEEYFLNPTGILANPVFAAASTDARKSLTTVSGANTYLTKFKRPSPYTDYIPVIRYAEVLLNLAEATVVTDPVRSIALLTAVRQRSNPGYVFPAADLLPANLKNTILTERRIELLGEGFRSPDVMRLGAGFVAKSGAQGTAPAIPFNTAGYIWPISANEVQNNKLIVQN, from the coding sequence ATGAAAATTAAAATAAATAATAAAATAAAATACCTTTTTATAGCCGCTCCTTTGCTCTTTGCGTCATCATGTAAAAAGGATTTCTTAACCACAGCTCCAGATACATCTTTACCAATTGAAGATGCATTTGCCAATCCGGATAGGATTTTGTCGCAGGTAAATGGTATATATGCAGGTGTAAAAAGTGGCCAGTTTTATGGTGGAAGGTATTTAATCTATAACGATATCCGTGGCGAGGACTTTGTGGTAAATAAACCCAATGGGGTAACAGGTTTAGATACCTGGAGATTCAATTTAACTTCGAATACCAATGAGGTTGTTAATTTATGGGGCGCAATTTATGCTGCAATAAACAGGGCTAATCTTGTTATTGAAGGCGTAAATGCTAATGCCTCTTTACTTAGCCCCGCAATAGCGAAACAATATATTGCAGAAGCTAAGTTTTTGAGGGCTTTATGTTATTATAGTGCATTACAATTATATGCCAAACCCTATATTACGGATAATGGTGCCAGCCTGGGTGTACCCTTGAGGCTTAAAGGTGAAAAGGATCTAACTGGTAACGACTTAAAGAGAAGCACTGTTGCGGAGGTGTATACGCAGATTTTAAAAGATTTAAATGAAGCAGAGCCAGACTTGGCATTAACATTGCCAACAACAGCAACATCCATACGAGCTTCCAGGAATACCGCAATTGCCTTTAAAACCAGAATATACCTGACAATGGGCAATTTGCCTGCTGTAGTAACTGAAGCAAATAAGATTGTTAGTGCAACAGCACCATTTAAAGCAACAACAGGCACTCCTTTACAGTTAGAAGCTAATATTGCTACTGTATTTGGTGGTGCTTATACAGGTAACGCTACAGCTACAGAAGCTGTGTTATCTTTCCCGATGGCAGATTTAGATGCGCCGGGGACACAGAATCAATTGGCTTATTATTACAATGTTTCACCAAACCAAGCGGGCGGTAATGAAGAATATTTCTTAAACCCTACAGGTATTTTGGCCAATCCTGTTTTCGCTGCCGCTTCAACTGATGCAAGAAAAAGTTTAACAACAGTTTCTGGTGCTAATACCTATTTAACTAAATTTAAGAGACCATCTCCATATACAGATTATATTCCTGTAATTAGATATGCTGAGGTTTTATTAAACTTAGCAGAAGCTACGGTGGTAACCGATCCAGTAAGATCTATCGCATTGCTTACTGCGGTTAGACAGCGCTCTAATCCAGGTTATGTATTTCCGGCAGCAGATTTATTGCCTGCGAACTTAAAAAACACTATCCTAACTGAAAGAAGAATTGAGTTACTAGGAGAAGGTTTTAGGTCTCCAGATGTAATGAGGTTGGGTGCTGGTTTCGTTGCAAAAAGTGGTGCTCAAGGAACCGCTCCTGCAATTCCATTTAATACTGCAGGTTATATCTGGCCAATATCAGCTAATGAAGTTCAAAACAATAAATTGATTGTTCAGAATTAA
- a CDS encoding TonB-dependent receptor: MKKLLQSLFILLFIATSAIAQDRTITGTVTAQEDGLPLPGVSVKIKGASGGTTTGADGRYSLKVNNQATALEFSYIGFLSQTKAIGGSNVVNVQLKSDSKTLSDVVVTGYTTQSKRDVTGSIASVSGEKLKNQPVQSFEQALAGKAAGVNIIQPNGVLNNPPVFRVRGFNSISLSSYPLIIVDGIPVFTGDQSANSAAGNALGDINPADIESIDILKDAASSAIYGSRAANGVVVITTKKGKQGVTKINYEGWVGTTKAQNLTPLLNAAEYVLIKNEARTNNGQAPAFFLQTKSDGSQVETNWYDYAYRTATSQNHALNFSGANEKTSYYVSLGYSNQEGFIIGNSFERKNGRVNIDHKLFKNVTIGTNFSYSNTLNRAPNTGSLPGQAFSTVGLGRLAIVLPPNVAAYNEDGSYNVNAPAGSVGLGANTIASNYPNAAVLVNEDKNTSESDRIIANAYASIQIVKGLTFKTTYGLDNLKIDNNSFVNRLQGDGFSYGGGATSNFVKNSRWNWSNTLSYNGVFGDHTLGAFIGAEDQYTKSLGYGATRQGVIDPFIEVFQGAFGAITPAGLVQGDNAFRSYFGSVNYDYKKKYYLTGSFRRDGYSGLSAGNKYGNFGGASVGYAISEENFYKDLGISKVLTRIKLHGSYGEVGNINIGNYPALFLYNPGLYGSSPALSFSQAGNPDLRWETSKKADIGINLEFLSGRFSLDVDYYHNDIDNLVQNAPQAPSKGVPGNAITTNVGKMYNKGLEFTLNSRNFDGDDFGWTTSFTFSTLKNEVTALGNNNADLFGATSLETANITRVGYPIGSIYTVQTAGVDPATGERIFINRNGEKLRFSFQRATAARYQYLDGPKAGQNATAIDAALDATITGQSIPKWFGGLDNNFRYKAFDLSLGLTFSGGNKIYYGSQAGLRDQRFWNNDAGMLNRWTTPGQITDIPRVVYGDNTSNGSAFAQSQNVFSGNFLKVRNLALGYTLPKTLLGKYGISNVRLYAQSSNLWIISDYPGPDPEVSVNGNSTTTGNSGNLAPGVDRNSVPSGRTFTFGINVGF, translated from the coding sequence ATGAAAAAACTTCTACAAAGTTTGTTCATATTGCTATTTATTGCCACCTCAGCAATAGCGCAAGATCGAACAATCACTGGAACAGTTACAGCTCAGGAAGATGGATTACCCCTCCCTGGTGTAAGTGTAAAAATCAAAGGTGCATCAGGCGGAACCACAACTGGTGCAGATGGTAGGTATTCACTTAAAGTCAACAATCAAGCAACCGCACTGGAATTCTCCTATATCGGTTTCTTAAGCCAAACCAAAGCTATTGGCGGTAGTAATGTGGTTAATGTACAGTTAAAAAGCGATTCTAAAACATTATCTGATGTAGTCGTAACAGGTTATACTACACAATCAAAGAGAGATGTTACCGGCTCAATCGCAAGTGTAAGCGGCGAAAAACTTAAAAATCAACCTGTACAGAGTTTTGAGCAAGCACTTGCAGGTAAAGCGGCAGGTGTAAACATCATTCAGCCAAATGGGGTTTTAAATAATCCTCCGGTTTTCAGGGTGCGTGGTTTTAACTCCATCTCTTTAAGTTCTTATCCATTAATTATTGTTGATGGTATTCCAGTATTTACGGGCGATCAATCGGCAAACAGTGCGGCAGGTAATGCATTGGGAGACATCAACCCTGCCGATATCGAATCGATCGACATCTTAAAAGATGCGGCTTCATCTGCAATTTATGGCTCCAGAGCAGCTAATGGTGTTGTAGTGATTACTACTAAAAAGGGTAAACAAGGAGTAACTAAAATTAATTATGAGGGTTGGGTAGGAACTACAAAAGCTCAAAACCTTACACCATTATTAAATGCCGCCGAGTATGTTCTGATCAAAAATGAAGCAAGAACAAATAATGGCCAGGCGCCAGCATTCTTTCTACAAACAAAATCAGATGGCTCTCAGGTAGAAACCAATTGGTATGATTACGCTTATAGGACAGCTACATCTCAAAACCATGCTTTAAACTTCTCAGGAGCAAACGAAAAAACTTCATATTATGTATCATTAGGGTATAGTAATCAAGAAGGTTTTATCATTGGAAACTCTTTTGAAAGGAAAAATGGCCGTGTAAATATTGATCATAAATTATTTAAAAACGTAACCATTGGAACAAACTTTTCATACAGTAATACTTTAAACCGTGCGCCCAATACAGGTTCTTTGCCTGGACAGGCTTTTTCAACTGTAGGTTTGGGCAGGTTGGCCATAGTATTGCCTCCAAATGTAGCGGCATATAATGAGGACGGTTCTTATAATGTAAATGCGCCGGCAGGCTCTGTTGGTTTAGGTGCAAATACCATCGCATCAAATTATCCAAATGCAGCTGTGTTGGTAAACGAAGATAAAAATACATCAGAAAGCGACCGTATTATAGCAAATGCTTATGCATCAATCCAGATAGTAAAAGGCTTAACCTTTAAAACCACTTATGGTTTAGACAATCTTAAAATCGATAACAACTCATTTGTTAACCGTTTACAGGGCGATGGGTTTTCTTATGGCGGTGGTGCTACAAGTAATTTTGTTAAAAATAGCAGATGGAATTGGTCTAACACGTTAAGTTATAATGGTGTATTTGGTGATCATACTTTGGGTGCATTTATCGGCGCTGAAGACCAGTATACTAAATCGCTTGGTTATGGTGCAACCAGACAAGGGGTAATTGATCCTTTCATTGAAGTTTTTCAGGGAGCATTTGGCGCCATTACACCTGCTGGGTTAGTGCAGGGAGATAACGCTTTCCGCTCTTACTTTGGTAGTGTCAATTACGATTATAAAAAGAAATATTATTTAACCGGATCTTTCAGGCGTGATGGCTACTCCGGATTATCAGCTGGGAATAAATATGGTAATTTCGGGGGCGCATCAGTAGGTTATGCCATTTCAGAAGAAAATTTCTATAAAGACCTTGGTATCAGTAAAGTCTTAACACGGATCAAATTACACGGAAGTTATGGCGAGGTTGGAAATATTAACATTGGTAATTACCCAGCCTTGTTCTTATACAATCCAGGCTTATATGGTTCTTCACCAGCACTGTCTTTTTCACAGGCAGGTAATCCTGACTTAAGGTGGGAGACTAGTAAAAAAGCCGATATTGGAATCAATTTAGAATTTTTAAGCGGACGTTTCTCATTAGACGTAGATTATTATCACAACGACATCGATAACCTGGTTCAGAACGCACCTCAGGCGCCTTCAAAGGGTGTTCCGGGAAATGCAATCACAACCAATGTTGGTAAAATGTACAACAAGGGGCTTGAATTTACATTAAATTCAAGGAATTTTGATGGTGATGATTTCGGTTGGACAACCAGTTTTACTTTCAGTACATTGAAAAACGAGGTGACTGCTTTGGGTAATAACAATGCAGATCTTTTTGGCGCCACCTCTTTAGAAACCGCAAACATTACCCGCGTTGGTTATCCAATCGGATCAATTTATACGGTACAAACCGCTGGGGTCGATCCGGCAACTGGAGAAAGAATTTTTATCAATAGAAATGGTGAAAAATTGAGATTCAGTTTCCAAAGAGCAACAGCTGCCCGTTATCAATACCTTGATGGTCCTAAGGCAGGTCAAAATGCCACTGCAATTGATGCAGCATTAGATGCCACAATCACTGGACAATCAATACCAAAATGGTTCGGCGGTTTAGATAATAATTTCCGCTATAAAGCTTTTGATTTAAGTTTAGGCTTAACATTCTCAGGCGGGAACAAAATTTACTATGGATCACAAGCTGGTCTTCGTGATCAACGTTTTTGGAATAACGATGCAGGAATGTTAAATAGATGGACTACACCAGGTCAGATTACAGACATACCACGTGTCGTTTATGGTGATAATACTTCAAATGGATCTGCTTTTGCACAATCACAGAATGTTTTCTCTGGTAATTTCTTGAAAGTAAGGAATCTAGCTTTGGGTTATACGCTCCCAAAAACACTTTTAGGTAAATATGGCATTTCGAACGTTAGGCTTTATGCGCAATCTAGCAACCTTTGGATTATATCTGATTATCCGGGGCCAGATCCAGAGGTTTCTGTAAACGGAAACTCCACTACAACCGGAAATAGCGGTAACCTGGCGCCGGGCGTAGATAGAAACTCTGTGCCATCTGGTAGAACATTTACTTTTGGTATTAATGTTGGATTTTAA
- a CDS encoding DoxX family protein: MAILDNLGKYCNTGLLLLRIGLGVMFIIHGFPKLAGGPEGWTGLGGSMKVIGINFLPIFWGFMAAVAETFGGFLLIVGLFFRPALILLIFTMIIAALVHFGKGDGLQGASHAVELGIVFLGLIFIGPGKYSVDKK, encoded by the coding sequence ATGGCGATTTTAGATAATTTAGGAAAATACTGCAATACAGGCTTGTTGCTGCTACGCATTGGTTTAGGTGTAATGTTTATTATTCATGGTTTCCCGAAACTTGCGGGCGGCCCAGAAGGCTGGACTGGTTTAGGAGGAAGCATGAAAGTGATCGGCATAAACTTTTTACCCATATTTTGGGGTTTTATGGCCGCCGTTGCCGAAACCTTTGGTGGTTTCCTTTTAATTGTGGGGTTGTTTTTTCGTCCGGCACTAATTTTATTAATCTTTACGATGATTATAGCTGCGCTGGTTCATTTTGGCAAAGGAGATGGCTTACAAGGTGCCAGCCATGCCGTTGAATTAGGCATTGTTTTTTTAGGACTGATTTTTATTGGCCCGGGGAAATATAGCGTGGATAAGAAATAG
- a CDS encoding SusC/RagA family TonB-linked outer membrane protein, translating to MKKLLQSLFILLFIATSAIAQDRTITGTVTGKEDGMPLPGVSVKIKGASGGTTTGADGKYAVKISQQATAIEFSSIGFLSQSRNIGSSNSINVILESDAKSLNEVVVTSFGVQRDKKSLGYSTTKIDAEVLTASKATNITNQFSAKVPGVRVQGSGGAFTGASVIIRGMTTFTGSNQPLYVVDGVPIDNSGGGTPLQTGPSLSNRAIDINPEDVENVVVLKDAAATSIYGSRGASGVILITTKKGKRGEKGTITFSTNYALGNINRLPEYQNEYAQGNNGLLTQANIGNATVLGSGVSTSWGPKIAGQTITNSLGQTEILQAYPDNVKDIFKQSYNLQNNLSFSGGTEKSTFRIAYGNSTETYVIDNNKLKRNNLTFSGTTDVTSKLTVGASITYTNTSSIRTLQGNQLSNPLFRAYFTPRSYNLSGLPFEDANGNQLWFGGEDHPYWTIKYNKYNDEVNRVLGNVNAKYKFTDWLNADLKVGSDFFNLKSKGFDEIGNRGGGFAGASSRLVGGIVDQVNNVRNMSSYLTVNANKTFGSFNLSGTLGNEINQNYVGNAQVIGYSLVVPHFNNLKNALTYNPAFGSSKTRLMGIFADFVADYKGYLSLNVKARNDYSSTLTPANRSIFYPAAALSFVATDAFPELKSDRYVNLIKLRASIGEVGKGAPAYSTETYYDKSSASDGTGAVINFPYNGLAGFTLNDGAGNPDITPEFTREISFGTELGFFRNRLTVDATYYTRNTRSVILSVPYSATSGITSVVKNAGKLSTKGFELLIGGTPIRSNDFSWDISVNYTKYKSVVEELAPGVANIFLGGFTTPNIRLVAGDEYGQIYGSAYQRNAEGKLLISPTTGLPLASADVVKIGNPNPKYTMGISNTFTYKSFSLFTLLDIREGGDQYSRNIADVQRNGVAAETGEFPRFEADGVTQSKPYLFEGVYASGANAGQPNTINVRAQDYYGNTGKYVAAEGYIFDTSWFRLREASLSYRLPSDLIGKNIFKSIELGVFGRNLYLRAKNYPHFDPEQNALGVSNAQGLEFNSLPSTRTFGVNLKIVL from the coding sequence ATGAAAAAACTTCTACAAAGTTTGTTCATATTGCTATTTATTGCCACCTCAGCAATAGCGCAAGATCGAACAATCACAGGAACAGTTACGGGCAAGGAAGACGGAATGCCGCTTCCTGGTGTAAGTGTTAAAATTAAAGGCGCTTCTGGCGGAACTACAACAGGCGCAGACGGGAAATATGCCGTTAAAATTTCTCAACAGGCTACGGCTATAGAATTTTCATCTATTGGTTTTTTAAGTCAGAGCAGAAACATTGGTTCATCCAATTCTATTAATGTAATCTTGGAGAGCGATGCCAAAAGTTTAAATGAAGTTGTGGTAACTTCTTTTGGAGTACAGAGAGATAAGAAAAGCCTTGGTTACTCTACAACTAAAATAGATGCAGAGGTATTAACTGCATCAAAAGCAACTAACATCACTAACCAATTTTCTGCCAAAGTACCGGGTGTAAGGGTTCAGGGTTCTGGTGGTGCATTTACAGGAGCCAGCGTTATTATACGTGGTATGACTACCTTTACCGGTAGCAACCAGCCATTATATGTTGTTGATGGTGTACCTATTGACAACAGTGGTGGTGGTACCCCTCTCCAGACGGGTCCGTCGCTGTCGAACAGGGCAATTGATATTAACCCGGAAGATGTGGAAAATGTTGTTGTGCTTAAAGATGCAGCAGCAACATCTATTTATGGTTCTAGAGGCGCCTCGGGAGTAATTTTGATTACAACCAAAAAAGGTAAAAGGGGCGAAAAAGGAACAATTACGTTTTCAACAAATTACGCTCTCGGTAATATAAATAGGCTTCCTGAGTACCAAAATGAGTACGCTCAGGGAAATAATGGCCTATTAACCCAAGCAAATATTGGAAATGCTACTGTTTTGGGTAGTGGTGTTTCTACTTCATGGGGCCCTAAAATTGCAGGACAGACGATTACGAATTCCCTAGGTCAAACTGAAATTTTACAGGCCTATCCAGATAACGTTAAAGATATCTTCAAACAGTCTTATAATTTACAGAATAATTTAAGCTTTAGCGGAGGAACGGAGAAGTCTACCTTTAGAATAGCTTACGGTAATTCAACTGAAACCTATGTAATAGACAATAATAAGTTGAAGAGAAATAATTTGACTTTTAGCGGAACTACTGATGTTACCAGTAAATTAACTGTTGGAGCATCTATAACGTATACAAATACATCTTCAATCAGAACATTACAGGGAAACCAATTATCTAACCCATTATTTAGAGCTTATTTTACACCAAGATCTTATAATTTATCTGGCCTTCCATTCGAGGATGCTAATGGAAATCAGTTATGGTTTGGGGGTGAGGACCATCCTTACTGGACTATTAAATATAATAAATATAACGACGAGGTTAACCGTGTTTTGGGAAATGTTAATGCCAAATACAAATTTACAGATTGGTTAAATGCAGACTTAAAAGTAGGATCGGATTTCTTTAACTTAAAGAGTAAAGGATTTGATGAGATCGGAAACAGAGGAGGAGGCTTTGCCGGAGCGAGCTCTAGATTAGTGGGGGGGATTGTAGACCAGGTTAACAATGTTCGTAATATGTCATCATATTTAACCGTTAATGCAAACAAAACCTTTGGAAGTTTTAATTTGAGCGGTACGCTTGGTAATGAGATTAATCAGAATTATGTTGGCAATGCACAGGTAATCGGATATAGCCTAGTGGTTCCACATTTCAATAATTTAAAAAATGCTTTAACTTATAACCCGGCATTTGGCTCGAGCAAAACGCGCTTGATGGGTATTTTTGCTGATTTTGTAGCTGACTATAAAGGTTATCTGTCTTTAAACGTAAAAGCTAGAAACGATTATTCTTCTACTTTAACACCAGCAAACAGGTCAATTTTTTATCCTGCAGCAGCTTTAAGTTTTGTGGCAACAGATGCTTTTCCAGAACTTAAAAGTGATCGCTATGTGAATTTAATTAAACTGCGTGCCAGTATTGGAGAAGTGGGTAAGGGAGCACCAGCGTACAGTACAGAAACATATTATGATAAATCTTCTGCTAGTGATGGAACTGGTGCAGTGATTAACTTCCCTTACAATGGTTTAGCCGGATTTACCTTGAATGATGGCGCTGGAAATCCCGATATCACTCCAGAATTTACAAGAGAGATTTCATTTGGTACAGAATTGGGTTTTTTCAGAAACAGGTTAACGGTAGATGCTACTTATTATACCAGAAATACCAGAAGCGTAATCCTTTCTGTTCCGTATTCTGCAACATCTGGTATTACCTCGGTAGTTAAAAATGCTGGTAAACTTTCTACAAAAGGATTCGAATTGTTAATCGGTGGAACTCCAATTAGATCTAACGATTTTTCATGGGATATCAGTGTAAATTATACTAAATACAAATCTGTGGTAGAAGAACTTGCTCCTGGAGTTGCAAACATCTTCTTAGGAGGATTTACTACCCCAAATATCAGGCTTGTCGCTGGTGATGAATACGGCCAAATTTATGGTTCAGCTTACCAAAGAAATGCGGAAGGTAAACTTTTGATAAGCCCAACAACCGGTTTGCCTCTTGCGAGTGCAGATGTGGTTAAAATTGGCAATCCGAATCCTAAATATACAATGGGGATTAGCAATACCTTTACCTATAAGAGTTTTTCACTTTTCACTTTGTTAGATATTCGTGAAGGCGGAGATCAATATTCAAGAAATATTGCCGATGTGCAGCGTAATGGTGTAGCGGCAGAAACTGGGGAATTTCCACGTTTTGAAGCAGATGGTGTAACTCAATCTAAACCTTATCTTTTTGAAGGGGTTTATGCCTCGGGAGCAAATGCCGGCCAGCCTAATACCATCAATGTAAGAGCACAAGATTATTACGGGAATACAGGTAAATATGTAGCTGCAGAAGGATACATTTTTGATACCTCTTGGTTTAGATTGCGTGAAGCTTCTTTGAGCTATCGCCTGCCATCTGATTTAATAGGTAAAAATATATTTAAAAGTATTGAATTAGGAGTTTTCGGCCGTAACTTATATTTAAGGGCTAAAAATTATCCGCACTTCGACCCAGAACAAAATGCACTTGGTGTAAGCAATGCTCAAGGTCTTGAATTTAATTCATTGCCAAGCACCAGAACTTTTGGTGTAAACCTTAAAATTGTATTATAA